From the genome of Buteo buteo chromosome 4, bButBut1.hap1.1, whole genome shotgun sequence:
CATTATTTGGgaagatatttctttttacttaataaaaatataaagtacAGTATTTACCACATTCTGACAACACTGAATTCTTAAGGAGTGGAAGATGGGAGGTTCATGCAGTCCGTTCATCATGatacatgttttcttctctgtggcCATCAGAGTTTCATGTTCGCAGACAAGGCTTGTCTTGGTGGGATggtgataaagaaaaaaattcagattttaggTGATGAGTTCTCACAAACCCCTGGGTACTATAAATCACGTCACTGAAAACAAGTTGCCAGAGAAAAGAAGAACCCTCTAGATGCTACAAAGGGAAAATAGCAACAAAAACTTCTATAGGAACTGCATTTTCAAGGTAATGTGTATATTTAACTTCGAATACAGCCTTCATTGCAAAATGAACAGTCACCTTTGCTCAAACACCTTAGTTAAAAACACATCAGAAAGCCAGCCTTCATCCTTCCTCAGGCAGAATTCAGATAAGATATTCATACATACAAGTAGAAAGctagtataaataaaaaattggcacagcaataaataccatctattccttaaaaaaaaataatccaaccTTAGGATTTGACAGCTGCACTTTGAAAATATCACACATGATGGTTTCACATTTATGGAAGCTGCTTTTTCAGCACCAGTTCAGTGTTatctcttttccctcctcttcttcacctgttgtccctacacCACTCCCATCTCCCCACTCTTCCTTTCCCTGATTCAGTCTTTGGTCAACAGTtaaaggcagaaaggaaaatcaagtgCTCTCCCCAAGCGGGTTTTTGCTAGTGCGGCTTCTCAGCCTGCTAAGACCGTGGTGTGCATAAGAGGAGCAGCGTGCAATGCACAGGATAGCACAGGGAGCTTGGGGCAGCTGAGTGATTGATTTCTCTAGTGTGAAGGGCACAGCTGCTTTTCCAAATGCATCATGTAAATAATGTCAGGCAAAGAGCAAAGCTTCCCACTCAGGGTTGAATTTTGGTCTAAAGCAAGAGAAAGCTTTTATCAGGTTCTCACTTAAGTCTTCGGTTACTCCTGGCCAGGTCTGCGCCACCCCTGCATTCACACCGTGCTCAACCCTGCCCAGGCAAGGGAGGGCCATAGTGCTGGCCCCTGAGAGCAGCCCCATGCCCTGAGTGGTCTCAGCTACTTGAGTAGTGAATCATCACCAGCGCAGCAGTGTCAGGGCTCAGGTCACAGCGTGAGTCTCAAGAAATGCCAGAGGCAGACAGCCCACAGGGCACCCAGACAACCATCACCTGGCCAACCATCACCTGGCCATAAATGTTCTCTAGCCTTGCAGGGAGtccctttccttcctgctgCTACTCATGCATTTCTCGCAGGAGCAAATGCCCTTCCTTTAGCACAGTCCAGACCTGCAACACTCACTAGTTTGCCCCCAAAAGAGAAGGTTGACAGGTGATCCCATTTCCCGCAGTACCTCCACTACTTGGCTTTACTGTGCAGAGCTGGAACCCCAGGGTTTGGACCAGGTACTCCGACACTGCCCATCTCAATGCTTGTCGAAGTAGTCTGTTTGCCCAGGCTGTAATGTGGGGGTGGCATGTGCCCAGAGACCTCTCCCCGCAGGTGCTAACCCCAGATGTACTCCCTGTTAAGGAGGACTGCAGCAGAGCGCTGACAAGGCTGTACACACACACCTACCTACCCCATCTTTTCACTGGAAAGCCAATGTTTCCCCTAGAAACAAAATCTTCATGGCCTCTATCATCATTAGCAAGGTATGCTGTTGAATCAAAATCAGAGATTATTTAATTCTCTGTTTACTCCAGTGGCAATCAATCAGACCTCAAACTATCCTTTGATGGGAAGCGTGTGTGAACAATGCACCTTCCTGGGCGAGAAGGCCAAGCTCTGTCTGTGTCAGAACCAAGATTCTTCCACACTTTCCCCAAAGTCATTCCTGTCTTTGACACTTGTATGTCTGCCTCTGGCAAACCACTAGCAATTGCAGGTGCATGTGTGGGGGCAGGAGATGGAACCTAGGATATAAAGAACAGTCCAGGGAAGATACAAGAAACTCTAGTCTTCTCAtaaaagttatttctgtctttacCCTTACAAGAGAGGATCTGATCCTACTCACATTAAATCAACACTCCAATTCTCATCAAGTACAGTGGTACCAGACCTTTCAAAACAGAGACACAATCTACTTAAAGCACCAGGCTGGTAATGATAACAATAGAAGAAATGTCAAAATCACACACAGACATTTTAGGCACAGCAGTTGGTTTCTACTTTAAAGCAAATGAGATGGTATGGTCCCAATTGATGCACTCTCCATAATAGCACTGtttcacagaaaggaaaatacttagAAGATTTTTACCTGAATCCACATGGAAATGAGCTAGTCCCTGACTAGCCAAAGTGCCTCTTTGGCACTAAAGATGCCTGCCACAAAAAGGAGTACTTAGTGAAACACCCCTCTCAGTGTTCCCAGCGCAGGCTACAGGGAAGATTCCTTTTGAAAAAAcccactcaaaaaaaaatacaatcttaaaacattttttttgtttacaataCATACACAGATACATACAAACACAAGCATTGTGCCGCACAAATATGCTTCCCCCCCGGATCCCAGTGCCCAGCATACCATGATTatcacagtactgcaggtgtcTTTCCATAGACTATATAGCAAAGATATTGTGTATACAGGTAGGAATCGGGAGAAAGAAATTTCTGGCTGAGAGAGGTGATTGGTGCAAGAAGCGGTACCTGTCCCCAGGTGTACTTTGCAAAGGAAATTCCAGAGGCGATCCTGTTCACCAGCAAACAGGGCCATGACAGCTGATGAACAGTGAGTGTTGGCCTTCATTTCCACACCTGAGAAACACCACTCCTTCAGCAAACTGGGCAGACCCTCTCTTGCCCCAGGCATCTCTTTTCTCCAAAGATATGGCCAGACATCCTCTTCTAGGTATCTCCGGAGCAATCAAAGATGTTACTGCCCTCAGGTACATGTGACCGTTCAGTAGCTGAGGCTGCAGTGTCGCTGGTGAAGGCTCACTGAATGCATCTCCGCCTACTTCAGTGCAAAGCAAGGCAGGCGAGCTGAAGCCATCTCCTGTGGATGGGTGGGAAGAGACACCTGGTGCGTGGCAGCGTATCTGACTCCTCCAGCAACTTGCAACATGATTGTGTGGTTAGACCTTTAATAACCCATTCCTTTTTGTGCTAAAATTTGTCATCAGAAACACAGGAACATAGGAAATGCCAGGTGACATCAAATAAGTGTTGTGGCTCCTAACACACTCAACTACTACAAACCAAGTACTAGCACCTTGCAATACCAGATGTGCATTGACCCAGCTGATCGCAGCTTTCACCAAGGTCTCTGATCTTCAGCAAAGAGCTTTAGCCCTGTAGCCCTGAGTTTAATCCCTCACCCAGAATACCTATAAGTGCCACCCATGGTAATGCTGTTCACTTTCATCAATGTCTGATGCTTTTTAGCCTTCCTATGTTCTTGGCCTCGATGACTTCTGGAGGCAAGGAGTTCCTCCACTACTTACACAAGATCATTGCACTGTACAGTTCATGTCCTTCTAAGTTTAAAACTCCAGGAGACTTGCATGAACCAAAAGAAAGCTAAATAAAGCAGGACCTCTACATAACAAAGGAAGTAAAATATTATATAATAACATAGGGTTAGTTTAAATTCATATCTGCCCTCAGTGCTAGGTAATAAAACAACCtgtataaaaacatatttttctcaaaTAGTTACATCTTACTATATAAAAATAGCACTGTGAAAGCAAGCCaatttgtgcaaaaaaaaaaccaaacccaaaacccaaccccacaacaaaatcccaaacaaaaaaaaaacctttggaAATGCATGAAGCGTTGCTTTTGTGCTGCATGATAACAGTGAAATGTATTCATTCCCTAATACTGGTTATCTGCTCTCTGGGTCCTACAGTAAGAAATCCTGTAGACGGCTTACAATGCTTGCCTCTTACATCTTGAACCTCCTGTTGATGAAGAACAGAGTGAAACACTATTAAGGTTTGTTTCAGTTGCAAAAGTTTTGATATCAGGCCTAGTCAAATCTGGGCTAAcccaaaagcatttcttttgcagCCCCTCCAACTAGTATTTGGCAAACATTTTGGGGGAAGTTCTCCACAAGGAGCTACTGGGTCCCAGCAGGGCAAACCCAGCAATGGGAGTTATTTTGGGCAGGTTGTGCTCATCACAGTTAGTAAGGTGTTCAGAGCTAACACAGGAGGAAGGTTGGCTAAGAAGCTTATTCTGGACTTGAAAGCCAGAGCAGAGAATTATCAGTGGGCAAAGagactcagggaaaaaaaaaccaaaacaaaacaaaacaaaaaaacagggaaaggagggattAATCATTTGTGAGCAGCCCCAGTAGTGCAGCAAGTGGCACTGGGAATGCCTCTTCTACCTGCCCCTaccccacagctctgctggagaTCATGGACTGCAGCTCCACAGGGTGCCAGGTCTCTGTGAGGGTGGAGGAACACAGAGGACAGCCCATGCTCTGCACTTGGTGTTCAGCTCCCACCGTGGtgtggctggagagcagaggtCTCCCCCAGCCAGGAGCCATCCCCATGGCCTCCCAGCTCTGGGACCTCGCCTGCCTTGAGCAGCTGGGTAGCACATCACAGCTTGTGGTGACCAGCTGCCCAGTGAAGGTGGGACGACGGGGAGGGCGAGCACCCACATGCTGCACAGTAGATGTGTGAGGCGTTAAGTGCAGAGGTAGAGATCTCAGGGTAGGAGGCAGACAAATTGAGTCTCCCATGCTCAGTGTTGGGCATGGTACCCAGAGGGAGTGGTGGGTTAGGCATCACAGCAAAGTGCAAGGGTATTGTGTGCAGGGTTCACTCAGAACAAGGAGCCAATCTGTGCTGGCGGCCTCCAGGTTTTGTCTGAAGTGACCCCGactcctgctccaggctgatCGGCCTTTTGCAAGCTAGACGAGGTCACGAAGGCTGAGTTATAAGTGTCAGAGGGTGAATACCAGGTATTCAAAAACCCTGACGTCCCAGGATGTTTTTTCTCATCTACAGGATCAGAACAAACATCCCTTTCAATGTCTGCTGGACAACTAAGACTGTGTGACCACAGCCAGAGACAGTTGTGACTACTCTCAGTGAAGGTAGCCTCGCAAAACTCATCCAGGCATAGAGAGGATGACTAAGCCATGAGcaaaattttcctctttgaagATATCTTTGCCAATATCCCACACTAGTAACCCTACTTCTTTTGGTGCAGAAAGGCAGGACACACCTGGTAGGAAAAACACAACTGGGACATCCAGAGCATTGACATATGTAACATGGCTCTCTGGGACTTGCCTAGCATCTCCCATAGGAGAGGTGTCAACCAGTCACCAATGCACCAAATCATGTTGTCACCACCCAGTGCTGCATTTGTTGTTAAAAACCACCAGTGACAAATTCACAGCTTTATTTATAGTTTAACTCTGTCAGTTTGGTATTGGAGGAATGTGGCCAGCCAAAAGAAATAGGGCTTCCAAACGTTTACCCTGTTTTTTACTTTGGCTTTGCTTCAGGGTTATTTTGGCCTCTTTGGGTGTCCATTTTCTACAATGGCAAAATTTTCCCACCTCTGTTGTGGCTGAACTTTCCCCCTGTTTGAAGAGTTTTTTTCTATATAATACTCCTTTGCAGGGAAGGTACAGATGTTACCCTCAACaaatatgggggaaaaaaatggaggtcTGGATAGGCTAGCATATTTGCCCAAGGTCACATAGGATGGTCAGTGGAAGAGCAGGGACTTGAACCTGAGGTATCCCAGCTCAGAAACTAATGCCTCCTACCATTCTTTCTCCCTGGAGACTTTACTGGTGTTGCACGGGAAGGGCAGAGTGGGCCCCgtttcttctgttgcttttttttatgaGTGCGATGACGTGGtctaaattaaaagaaaaatacaaaaagactGCCATAAATTATCCATATACAAAGGCCTTATTCACATTTATCCTATGGTCCCTTCACATTTTGCCGGCAGGGTGCAAATGATGATAACATCCCCTTTCATATACCCTCTGCCTCAGAGGAATGCTAGGCAAATGAAAGTGCCCTGGTGACAGGACATTTGCAAATTCTGAGGTCAGAACAATTCTTTCTCCCAAAACACCAAAGCCCCCCCTAAACACCTGCCAGAACTTGTCAGCCAGGAGCCTCACCATCCACATGGTACCCCCTGAGGTACaatgaaagcagagcagaggggggCTGGATTTCTGGCTTCCCACCCAGCATTCCCACTGACATTAACAAGAACCAGTGGCTACTCTACAGGATTTGTGGGCATTCGGTGCCTTAAAGCAAGGCTGTAAAGAGAGCCGCCTACATCATCCCCCACCATGTGGGGCATTCACCCGGCACAGTGGAGCGCCGGGAGGTAGTTGTTCTAGTGTCTTGTACTTCAGCCCTTATTTGCAAATGAGGCCAGAAATTAGGAAGAGCTGCCACACCGGGGTTTACAAACACCATGTAGAAAGACAGCATCAGGGTTTGGCTCCCATCACAGCCAGCCCCTAGAAGTTGGGAgtttcccctcctttctcccagGGGGCTCAAGGGAAAGGTTTTTCCTATTTGACTTTGTTATCTTCTCCAGATCCATCAGCTCTCTCCTCTGTGCCAGCAGTAGCCGCTGAGCTTAATGGACTCCAGCATCTCAGACTGAGGGAAGTTCTGAGGTAGGACTACGTTAACATGACAGTGGACAAGCTGGTCTCTGTTTATTTTGGGCTCTGTTAACTCCGCAAAGGCCTGATTTTGCATATCCTTAtgtgaagggagaagggaaaggcagtCAATGTGCTGTAAATGATGACTGAAATTGCCTGGAAGTGATAAAGGATTTGTTAGCTATTTCAAGAAAGGACTGATTTGCCCCGTGTCTATAAAATGGATGAATGTTGAATGATGGTGGCCACAGCAGCTGCACAATGATTTTTAAAGCCAGTTAAGGAATTTGGATTCCTGACAGCCTGAATGTATTTTACCGATGTCTCATAAGTGTGTATATTACATGGAGATGTGATGAATATAAAGCAATAATAAAGACTAAGCAGAATTAATGAGCAAAATAATTCCCTACCAAAAACCATCTCTGGTTTCACAATCAACTGTATTGGACTACTATATTCTATGAACTTTTCCTTGCCCTTAGCTGCAGAATATAACACAGAAGATACTCTCGTATTGAAGCACTGGTATAGATCAAGATGACTTGACAGTTTGGATTTTACTTAAGCAATTACAAGAGCCCTTTCTAAAAAACGTATCgattttattccagaaaaataaattcccatGTACAATTGGGTTTTCATAACATGAAACAATTAGCCATTTTATTGCTAGTGCATATAGGGTAATGTCACATTTCATACAATTTCAGTACAAgtgaaaaaatataatatatgGCTGATTGAAATTGATAGCTACATTAACATTTATAGATCTATATAGATTTATTTTACAAGCTGTTAGTAGTTTAGAGGGATATCGGTGTTTTAAACTACCAACATTCATATGGCTCCAATTCAAATATATGAATTGTTTGATGCGCTATAAATATATTCCAAAGTACATTTCATTGAAGAAGTCAAAGCTGTGCACTAAAATATATCAAAAACATGCCTTGTGAAAATGCTACAGACAGAGCTCTGACTGTCTGCGGAGCATGAAAATGCCACTGGTGCTAGCATTACTagttggaaaatgaaaacaagccaTGATTACAGGATTAGGTGATGGAGATATATGCTTTCTGTCATCTTATTTCATAGAGCTGGGACCAAATTCTCTTCTGTTACTCAATGTAAACCAGGATGAAATCCACCAAATTAGCAGAATTGCTTCTGGATTAGTGTTAGGTAAACAAAACCCAGGATCTGGGTGGAGATCAGGCACAGGCTCACTGGTTTCAGTAGAGCTGGCCCCAGATCTTCACTAGTGGAAGTGAGAGCAGAACATGTTCCAGATGAGTTGTTCCCATAAGTCAGACAGGCAGGACCTGAGCACATAATCACATTTGCCCAACCCTACTTCCTAAGTGCCTCCTAAGTTTCAGGTCTTACGAACAGCACCAAGGGCTTCATTGGGGATGACAGCAAACAGAAACTTAGGCAGGGGCTTGAAGATTTTCCCAAGTTGGAAAACAAAGTAGCTGGAGCCCCTAGACAGCATGGGCCACATCCTGCTCTTAGGTTCAGTTGTGCCTAAATCCAAAGTCATCCTGGCAGCGTTAACCTGGATTACCTCTACAGAGAATTTGCCCAAAGGACAAGAGGGCTGAGAGCTGGCAGCAAGAAGGCACTGAGCATCGGATGAGATGGGAAGAGCTGTCAGGGCTGGAATCACAGTCAGTTTCTTAGCtggcttccctccctcctcctcctcactcttGGCCCCAGTGTGGTCCCAAAAAGAACACATGGAGGAATCTCTCTACTTCTGGTAgcatttttccccttgcttATTGTAAAAACACAAGGGAACAAAgatgactactttttttttttaactctaccTCTTGTTTGGCAGATGCatttacaaagcaaacagcGGAGGGCATTCAGCTACCCATACTGCCTCACATCTGCCCTGGGACCATACCCTTCTCCACACTTCTCCAAGAACGCATTGCTTTTGCAAATGACTGGATTCCAGCCCTGCCTTTACCCTAcagatgcgggggggggggcaaggttCAGTATGGTTACAGCCAGTTACTGAGGGGTGGGAATGTGGTGGCAAGGGTGGGAGGGATACTGAGTGCACAGGTAGGCTTGTTGgccaaaatgctgctgctggatcAACTGCAGCCCAGGGCTCTGGGCAAGCAAGGAGATGCTTTGTACCATCACTTGTCTCATCTTCCATCCCAGGAAGGCTGGAGCCCTCCCCTGCAACTCAACACAGAAATGTTCTCTGTGCTGCTCTTGCTCATGGTAAAATTGAACTGAGATAGGTTGGGTCCACCTCAGAGTAGCCATGATCACCTGCTTTCAAGgggaataaaaatagattttaaaagtctgaaTTTGCCAAGTATGGCTGGTGTTCCTCTGGCCTTCTGGGAGACCCTTATTCATGGCAGCGCACCTTGCCTTGGCCGATATTAATAGCGCTCCACAGTAGCCAGCAGAGAAACAATGTTTAGCACCAAGACCCCCTAGGCCTCAGCTGCCTGTGCAAACAGATCCCCAGTGTAACATGGAGAAGGGGCTTCAAAGAAATTGGAACGATATAGATTCTGAAGTAGTTTggcttggggaagggggggacataAAGGAAGCATTTTCCTTGGGAGAAcggctttttttaaaagaggatgAGTTGGGGACCCCAGAACAGATTCATTAGGATAGGTTTTGCCTCGAACCCTGGCAAAATTCTTAGATTAACATTTAGGATATACTAGAAGCTGTTGTTTTTATACAGACTAGGTCAACTCCAAACCCATCTTCAAAACAATATCTGATTCCACGAGTGCTTTGTCCACATGGTAAAAGCCAGCCCTTAACGTTCTACCCTTTAATAACTTGGGATGTTAGCTGTTAAGTCCATTTGTCTCTTGCCTTACTTGTTTAAAGCTTTCTCCAGATATTCCTGGATCCACTTTAACTTGGGATCAATGCACACTTGCTTGCTGTTGCTCTTGAGCCTTGCACTGCCAAAGGAGAAAAGTCAGAGTGAGTCTAGTGTGCAACGCTCCTCAGCCCACACCCACCATCCACCCTGGATGCCTTATTTTCTTTGGGAGTCAGTGCTGCTCTCAGTTAGCCCATGAAGAGGATGGGTTATCCCGGTCATCCTCAAGG
Proteins encoded in this window:
- the CXCL12 gene encoding stromal cell-derived factor 1, with the protein product MDLRALALLAFALAIISLSEEKPVSLTYRCPCRFYESNVARANIKHLKILSTPNCSLQIVARLKSNSKQVCIDPKLKWIQEYLEKALNKPRHRTHKKKQQKKRGPLCPSRATPVKSPGRKNGGSRCKRQAL